Within the Pseudomonas oryzae genome, the region TGCGAGAAGTTCATGGCGCTCTACCTCAGCTGCGCGGCACGCGGCTGCCGTTGTCGGTCTGTCTGGCGACTTGCGGGTGCCCGGCGCCGGCGGCCTGGCGCAGGCGATCCAGTTCGGCCAGGGTCTGCTCGTCGGCCATGGGCACGCTCTGCGGTTCGACCTGGGCGCCGGGGTGGGCGCGCTGCAGGCCGTTGACGACGATCTGCTCGCCCCTGGCCAGGCCCTGGCGGACCACGCGCAGCCCGTGCAGCTTCGGCCCCAGCTCGACGGCGCGGTATTCCACGGCGTTGCCTGCGCCGAGCACCAGGACGAACTTCTTGCCCAGATCGGTGCCGACCGCCTCGTCCTTGATCAGCGTGGCCGCGTAGCTGCTGCTGGCGACCAGTTTCAGGCGGGCGTACAGGCCGGGGGTGAAGCGGCCGTCACGGTTGTCGAACACGGCGCGGCCGCGGATGGTGCCGGTACGCGGGTTGACCTGGTTGTCGAGGAAGTCCAGACGGCCCGCGTGGGGATGGCCGCTCTCGCTGGACAGGCCGAGATACACCAGGTTGCCGCCGCGGGCATCGGTGCCGGCCTGGCGGGCCTGCTCGAGGTACTCGAGGTAGACGCGCTCGTCGGCATCGAAGTAGGCGTAGGCCCGATCGGTGGACACCAGCGAGGTCAGCAGCGTCTGCCCGCCACTGACCAGGTTGCCGGCGGTGACCTCGACGCGGCTGACGCGGCCGTCGATGGGTGCGGTCACCCGGGTGAAACCGAGGTCGAGCCGGGCCTTCTCCAGCTCGGCCTGGATCGCGGCGGCCGCCGCCTGCGCCTCGGTTGCCGCGCTTGCGCGAGCCTCGGCCTGCTCGGCGGAGATGGCGTTGCTCTGGCGCAGGCGCTCGCCGCGACGGGCCTCGCTGGCGGCGCGGGTCTGGTTGGCGCGCGCCTGCTGCAACTGGGCCTGCAGGCGCTTGACCTCGGCCTCGAACGGGCGCGGATCGATCTGGAACAGCAGGTCGCCTTTCTTCACCAGGCTGCCTTCGACGAAGGCCACGCGGTCGACATAGCCGGACACCCGCGGGCGGACCTCGACCGACTCCGGCGCCTCCAGGCGGCCGGTGAACTCGTGCCAGTCGTTGACCGGCTGTTCGATGACGGCGGCAACGCTGACCTGGGCCGGCGCCGCTGCCTGCTGATGATCCGCAGCCTTGCCGCAGGCGCCGAGCGCCAGCAGGGCGGCCAGGGCCAGAGGCCGGTGCAGGGTCAGGGGGATGGAATAGGCCATGGGGGACTCCGCCGCTCGCAATTGTGGATTGGGGCGAAGTCTGCGGCGTGGACTCCCCATCGACGAATCGAATGGGGCGAAAGCGATTATCAGCGGCAGTGATGATGGTGGGGCGGCGGGGCTCTGGGACGCGGCTTACAGGCTGTCGGGATCGCCACAGAACATCTGGATGCGCGAGCGCAGCCAGCGCTCGGCCGGGTCGTGGTCCTGGGCGGCGCGCCAGGCCATGTGCAGCTCGAAGGGGCCGCTGTCGAGCGGCAGCGGCTCGGCGCGCAGGCCGCCGGCGGCGGTCAGCGCGGCGGCGGTGTAGTCGGGCACGGTGGCGACGATGTCGGTGCCGGCGAGCAGCGCGGTCAGGCCGTTGAACTGCGGCACGGCGAGCACCACCCGGCGCTGGCGGCCGAGCTTGGCCAGTTCGTCGTCGATGTAGCCGCCCAGATCGCCGGCGAAGGACACCAGCGCATGCGGACGGGCACAGAACTCGTCGAGGCCGAGCGCCCCCGGCACGCTATCGGCGCGCAGCAGGCGCGGCCAGGTGCGGCGCAGCACCTTGCGCTTGGCATTGGCCGGCAGCTCCTCGGTGTAGGCGACGCCCACCGAGATCTCGCCGGAGGCCAGGTGGCCGGTTATCTGCAGGTAGTTGGTGCGGCGGATCACCAGCACCACGCCGGGCGCCTCGGCGCGCAGGCGCTTGATCAGCGGCGGCAGCAGGCCGAACTCGACGTCGTCCGACAGGCCGATGCGGAACACCGCGGTGCTGGTCGCCGGGTCGAAGTCGGCGGCGCGGCTGACTGCGGTGGAGATGGCGTCCAGCGCCGGGGTGAGCAGGGCGAAGATCTCCTGCGCCCGCGCGGTCGGCTCCATCTGCCGGCCGCTGCGCACGAACAGCGGGTCGTCGAACAGGCCGCGCAGGCGGGACAGCGAGGCGCTGATCGCCGGCTGGCCGAGGAACAGCTTTTCCGCCGCCCGGGTCACGCTGCGCTCGTGCATCAGCGTCTCGAAGACGATCAGCAGGTTGAGATCGACGCGGCGCAGGTCATTGCGATTCATGCTGAAACCATTCCTTGTGGGGCTGCATCAGGCTAATACCGCCCTCGCCAATATGCGAGCGGTGCGCTTCCATCAGTGCCGGACATGGTGACTATCGTCCGCATGCAGGTGGTATCGGCGGGCAAGCCCGGCTAAAGTCCCGGCCATGAGGGTTGCAGGCGAGGTAGGCGATGTCCCGCATCATCCGTTTTCACCAGTTCGGCGCAGCCGAGGTACTCAAGATCGAGGAGCGACCGTGCCCACGTCCGGCCGCCGGCGAGGTGCTGGTGCGTGTCGAGGCGATCGGCGTCAGCTGGTACGACGTGCTCTGGCGGCAGAACCTGGCCAGCACGCCGGCGCAACTGCCGGCCGGTCTCGGCCACGAGTTGGCCGGCGTGGTGCTGGAGGTGGGCGAGGGCGTCGACGACCTGGCGGTCGGCGACCGGGTCGCCAGCTTCCCCGCGCACAGCGCCAACCACTACCCGGGCTATGCCGATGAAGTGGTGCTGCCGCACCAGGCGCTGCACCGTTACCCGCCGCAGCTCAGCGCTCTGGAGGCCTGCGGCCACTACCTGCCGGCGCTGACCGGCTGGTTCGGCCTGGTCGAGCTGGCCGCCCTGGTGCCGGGCGAAAGCGTGCTGGTCACCGACGCCAGCCAGTGCTGGGGGCCGACCATCGTGCAACTGGCCAAGGCCCTCGGCGCCCGGGTGATCGCCGCCACCGAGCTGGGCGAGGACCGCGACTACCTGCGCGAGCTGGGCGCCGATCAGGTGATCCTCACCGAGGAACAGGATCTGGTCACCCGCATCAACCAGCTGACCGAGGGTCGCGGCGTCGAAGTGGTGATGGACGCCCTCGGCGGCCCGCAGATGAGCCTGCTCGGCGATGCCCTGGCGCCGCGTGGCCGCCTGGTGCTGTACGGCCTGCTGGGGGGCAACGAGACCCACTTTCCCGCCTGCGCCGCGTTCCAGAAGAACATCCGCTTCTTCGTCCACTGCATCGGCAACTTCACCGGCAAGGAGGAACTGGGCATCCCCCAGGACCGCGCCGCCGTGGCCCGCGCCCTGCAGGACATCGACCGGCTGACCGTCGCTGGCCAGCTGCGCCCGCAGATCAGCCGGGTGTTGCCCTTCGAGCAGGTCGTCGAGGCCCACCGCTTCATGGAAACCTGTCCGCCGCGCGGCCGGGTGGTGCTGCAGGTGGGGGCATGAGGCGCGACTGAGCGCGCTTCCATGCCGCACTGACCCCGGGCCAGGCAGCGCCGACCCGGCGCAACGGTCGTCAATCCTTGATGCGCAGGTTCTTCACCGAATGTGCGCGCTGCTCGTCCAGCGAGTTGTAGTAGGTGTTCTGCGTGGTGCTCAGGCTGTTGTGGCGCAGGTCGGCCTGCAGGTCCTTCATGTCGCGGTGCGGGGCATCGAAGGTGGCCGAGGTATGCCGCAGCCAGTGCAGCGAGGCCGAGCGCAGGTGGTCGACCTCGTCGTTGCTCCAGCCTTCGTCCACCATGCGCTCGAGCGCGCGATCGAA harbors:
- a CDS encoding efflux RND transporter periplasmic adaptor subunit — protein: MAYSIPLTLHRPLALAALLALGACGKAADHQQAAAPAQVSVAAVIEQPVNDWHEFTGRLEAPESVEVRPRVSGYVDRVAFVEGSLVKKGDLLFQIDPRPFEAEVKRLQAQLQQARANQTRAASEARRGERLRQSNAISAEQAEARASAATEAQAAAAAIQAELEKARLDLGFTRVTAPIDGRVSRVEVTAGNLVSGGQTLLTSLVSTDRAYAYFDADERVYLEYLEQARQAGTDARGGNLVYLGLSSESGHPHAGRLDFLDNQVNPRTGTIRGRAVFDNRDGRFTPGLYARLKLVASSSYAATLIKDEAVGTDLGKKFVLVLGAGNAVEYRAVELGPKLHGLRVVRQGLARGEQIVVNGLQRAHPGAQVEPQSVPMADEQTLAELDRLRQAAGAGHPQVARQTDNGSRVPRS
- a CDS encoding zinc-dependent alcohol dehydrogenase family protein, yielding MSRIIRFHQFGAAEVLKIEERPCPRPAAGEVLVRVEAIGVSWYDVLWRQNLASTPAQLPAGLGHELAGVVLEVGEGVDDLAVGDRVASFPAHSANHYPGYADEVVLPHQALHRYPPQLSALEACGHYLPALTGWFGLVELAALVPGESVLVTDASQCWGPTIVQLAKALGARVIAATELGEDRDYLRELGADQVILTEEQDLVTRINQLTEGRGVEVVMDALGGPQMSLLGDALAPRGRLVLYGLLGGNETHFPACAAFQKNIRFFVHCIGNFTGKEELGIPQDRAAVARALQDIDRLTVAGQLRPQISRVLPFEQVVEAHRFMETCPPRGRVVLQVGA
- a CDS encoding LysR family transcriptional regulator; this translates as MNRNDLRRVDLNLLIVFETLMHERSVTRAAEKLFLGQPAISASLSRLRGLFDDPLFVRSGRQMEPTARAQEIFALLTPALDAISTAVSRAADFDPATSTAVFRIGLSDDVEFGLLPPLIKRLRAEAPGVVLVIRRTNYLQITGHLASGEISVGVAYTEELPANAKRKVLRRTWPRLLRADSVPGALGLDEFCARPHALVSFAGDLGGYIDDELAKLGRQRRVVLAVPQFNGLTALLAGTDIVATVPDYTAAALTAAGGLRAEPLPLDSGPFELHMAWRAAQDHDPAERWLRSRIQMFCGDPDSL